Proteins co-encoded in one Dehalogenimonas sp. WBC-2 genomic window:
- a CDS encoding adenosylcobinamide-phosphate synthase — protein MDIVLILLVALVVEFSIGDPPNAIHPVAWLGKIISFFERFGFRGGKAYQFFYGALLTLILMLSVAAATWFIVQWLQSVSYILYILVTGVLLKISFSFVYLRKTALHIKRLIEKDETLDQARFELRALVSRDTSKLPRPYLVSATVESVSESLCDSLVSPVFFFLLFGLPGALTFRVVSTFDSMVGYRGKYEYLGKFPARLDDVLNYIPARLSALVVIIAAYFVKMGAKSAWQVAKTDHLKTESPNAGWPMAAAAGALGVQFEKIDHYRLGRPDRPMTPGIIEDSLRLINSATLVWFIMCFAVGGVIIAVA, from the coding sequence TTGGATATTGTCCTGATTCTATTAGTAGCCCTGGTCGTCGAATTCAGTATTGGCGATCCGCCCAATGCAATTCATCCGGTGGCCTGGCTGGGGAAAATAATATCATTTTTTGAGCGCTTTGGGTTTAGAGGCGGTAAAGCCTACCAGTTCTTTTATGGGGCGCTGTTAACCCTAATTTTGATGCTCTCCGTGGCGGCAGCCACCTGGTTCATTGTCCAATGGTTGCAGAGTGTTTCTTATATTCTTTATATCCTTGTCACCGGTGTATTGCTAAAAATCAGCTTTAGTTTTGTGTATTTAAGGAAAACAGCTTTGCATATTAAGCGGCTTATTGAAAAAGATGAGACTCTTGATCAAGCGCGCTTTGAATTAAGAGCCCTTGTCAGCCGAGATACGTCCAAGTTGCCGCGGCCTTACCTTGTTTCAGCCACGGTTGAGTCTGTCTCGGAAAGCCTATGTGATAGTCTGGTGTCGCCCGTTTTCTTCTTTTTGTTGTTTGGGTTGCCGGGAGCTTTAACCTTCAGGGTGGTTAGCACCTTTGATAGCATGGTCGGCTACCGCGGTAAATACGAATATCTCGGTAAATTTCCGGCACGACTTGATGATGTTTTAAACTATATTCCGGCACGTCTTTCCGCCTTGGTGGTGATTATTGCCGCCTATTTTGTAAAAATGGGAGCAAAGAGTGCATGGCAGGTTGCGAAAACAGACCATCTGAAGACCGAAAGCCCCAATGCTGGTTGGCCTATGGCCGCCGCCGCCGGGGCGCTAGGTGTCCAGTTTGAAAAAATTGATCATTACCGCTTAGGGAGACCGGACCGTCCAATGACTCCGGGCATTATTGAGGATTCTCTAAGATTGATCAATAGTGCAACACTGGTATGGTTCATCATGTGTTTTGCGGTGGGAGGTGTAATCATTGCCGTCGCCTAG
- the cobX gene encoding cobalamine biosynthesis-related CobX: MQIKNKMSCEIRSEILGSFHGITAEVVHHKIWNEPSNALLLHLPEQQQTLSGLRGYRKVSVVANCHIPQPLWMKLHDPKCDWRGYFRQVLKASSLEGGLSLNNATILSTGVTMDHLAWSEAAYEGLWAMAFVTAGVEGNALRVGVDTGRHHNPIGTINTIVVSSVGLTQAALAASFITITEAKVVAIEDLAVKSSYDPSLQATGTGTDQIVIVSGRSEKCTYVSGHTKIGELMARAVTAATKEAITKRRKALYI, from the coding sequence TTGCAGATAAAAAACAAGATGAGCTGTGAAATTCGATCTGAAATATTAGGCTCTTTTCATGGCATTACCGCCGAAGTTGTCCATCATAAAATTTGGAATGAACCTTCCAATGCCCTGCTATTGCATTTACCGGAACAACAACAGACACTCTCGGGACTTCGAGGATACCGTAAAGTTAGCGTGGTCGCTAACTGTCATATTCCGCAGCCGCTGTGGATGAAATTACATGACCCAAAATGTGACTGGCGGGGTTATTTCAGACAAGTGTTAAAAGCCAGTTCCTTGGAGGGCGGTCTGTCACTGAATAACGCTACCATACTTTCTACCGGCGTGACTATGGATCACCTGGCCTGGAGCGAAGCTGCCTATGAAGGATTATGGGCGATGGCTTTCGTGACGGCCGGCGTTGAAGGTAACGCTTTGCGGGTCGGCGTGGATACAGGCAGGCATCATAATCCGATCGGCACAATAAATACTATTGTGGTTTCCTCTGTCGGGCTCACTCAAGCGGCCTTAGCGGCTTCATTCATTACAATAACTGAGGCCAAGGTGGTTGCCATTGAGGATTTGGCGGTAAAAAGCAGCTATGATCCCAGTCTTCAAGCCACAGGCACCGGAACTGACCAGATAGTTATAGTTTCCGGAAGATCTGAAAAATGTACATATGTTAGCGGACATACTAAAATAGGCGAATTGATGGCCAGGGCGGTCACCGCTGCTACAAAAGAGGCTATCACCAAACGCCGTAAGGCACTTTATATTTAA
- the btuD gene encoding Vitamin B12 ABC transporter ATPase component BtuD yields the protein MLTIDVEDITLAYGNNEVVRNISFCMLPGEMVGLVGPNGSGKSTIIKSLSRILTPVRGRILANGADIAGIGRRDLAKLISVVPQTPWLPSAYTAFEIVLMGRNPHLGTFQYESDQDLSIAWQAMVRAGVHQFAERRISELSGGEIQSVLIARALAQETEGILLDEPTANLDIGRQIEVLDLIKEECHQRNLTVIAAIHDLNLAAHYCEKLVLIKKGEIYAFGTPREVITSDNICHVYGPDSYVHNHPLTGLPAVLPRVGNTRDNNCR from the coding sequence ATGCTCACTATTGATGTAGAAGACATAACCTTGGCTTATGGTAACAATGAAGTTGTGCGTAATATTAGTTTTTGCATGCTTCCTGGAGAGATGGTTGGGTTAGTTGGGCCTAATGGCTCGGGTAAATCCACCATTATTAAGTCATTAAGCCGCATATTGACGCCAGTGCGTGGCCGGATTTTAGCCAACGGCGCCGATATAGCCGGGATCGGTCGGAGGGACCTCGCCAAACTTATCAGCGTGGTGCCTCAGACACCCTGGCTGCCCAGTGCTTATACTGCCTTTGAGATAGTGTTAATGGGGCGAAATCCTCATCTCGGTACATTCCAATATGAAAGTGATCAAGATTTGTCTATTGCATGGCAAGCCATGGTGCGCGCAGGGGTACACCAGTTCGCAGAGCGGCGTATCTCTGAACTTTCCGGTGGCGAAATCCAAAGCGTTCTTATTGCCAGAGCGCTCGCGCAGGAAACTGAGGGCATTCTCTTAGATGAGCCAACCGCTAATCTGGACATTGGGCGGCAGATTGAAGTACTGGATTTAATCAAAGAAGAATGTCATCAGCGAAATCTCACCGTGATTGCTGCTATCCATGATTTAAACTTAGCAGCTCATTATTGTGAGAAACTGGTATTGATTAAAAAAGGCGAGATTTATGCCTTTGGTACACCACGTGAAGTTATCACCAGTGACAATATTTGCCACGTATATGGCCCGGATAGCTATGTCCATAATCACCCGTTGACCGGTTTGCCGGCAGTGCTGCCTCGTGTTGGTAATACCAGGGATAATAATTGCAGATAA
- the btuC gene encoding Vitamin B12 ABC transporter permease component BtuC: MALLFVGLLAIAAFATTIGSVSIPFMDTVEIFISKIPFIHFDGDWTTTSQTIILNIRLPRVILAGTVGVALAVAGATYQGLFRNPLADPYLIGVAQGAALGAAIGFLVPTVIPGGGQIPVFAAVGALLTVLLVYGLAKVGQSVPVTTLILAGVAVGSLFMAMVSYLITISGDKIHSIVFWMMGSFSMSQWNEVKIAVPIIIIGALVIFLFARSLNIIQLGEDQAKQLGVDVEKQKIMLLSAATLITAAAVSFVGIIGFVGIIIPHAVRLIWGADYRFLLPLSALIGAIFMIVADIVSRTLMAPTEIPIGIITAICGAPFFLYLLRKRTKVLF, encoded by the coding sequence ATGGCCCTATTGTTCGTTGGACTCTTGGCAATTGCTGCATTTGCGACAACTATCGGCAGTGTAAGTATCCCTTTTATGGATACCGTAGAAATATTTATTTCAAAGATACCATTCATACACTTTGACGGAGATTGGACAACTACATCCCAGACTATAATTCTAAATATCCGGCTACCTAGGGTAATACTGGCCGGAACGGTTGGGGTAGCTCTGGCAGTTGCCGGAGCTACTTATCAAGGGTTGTTCCGAAATCCACTGGCAGACCCTTATTTGATTGGGGTTGCTCAAGGGGCGGCACTCGGTGCCGCTATAGGTTTTTTGGTGCCGACGGTGATACCTGGGGGAGGACAAATACCGGTATTTGCCGCTGTGGGTGCGCTTCTCACGGTGTTACTGGTATATGGGTTAGCCAAGGTGGGACAATCCGTCCCGGTAACAACCCTGATACTGGCCGGGGTGGCGGTGGGATCATTATTCATGGCAATGGTTTCATATTTAATAACCATCAGCGGTGATAAGATACATAGCATAGTCTTTTGGATGATGGGCAGTTTCTCGATGAGCCAATGGAACGAAGTTAAGATTGCGGTGCCCATTATCATTATCGGGGCGCTTGTTATTTTTCTTTTTGCAAGATCTCTTAATATAATCCAGTTGGGAGAGGATCAAGCCAAACAACTGGGTGTGGATGTAGAGAAACAGAAGATAATGCTGTTGTCTGCGGCCACCTTGATTACAGCAGCGGCGGTATCGTTCGTGGGCATTATCGGCTTTGTCGGCATAATAATTCCACATGCGGTGCGTCTTATTTGGGGGGCTGACTACAGGTTTCTACTGCCTCTTTCGGCGCTAATCGGCGCAATCTTTATGATTGTTGCCGATATTGTGTCGCGGACTTTAATGGCGCCGACTGAGATACCCATCGGCATTATTACCGCCATATGCGGCGCACCGTTCTTTCTTTACCTACTCCGCAAAAGAACCAAGGTTTTATTTTAG
- the btuF gene encoding vitamin B-12 ABC transporter BtuF, with product MGTKDIQMGKSLIFKVGSVLTASAIVCLGLVGCNSETSGPPQTTDAARYPMTVTDHADRSVVIAARPTKIVSLLPSHTEIAFDLGLGDMIVGVDDYSDYPAAALTKTKVGNLYGVNFEAIVAAAPDLILIDISALDLGVVDTLAGLMPACAILVVKGTQVDSFQDVYDAIELIGKVTDTENKASQIVTDMKTRVKAITDKTISLTTDQKPRTVYIIWPDPLYVHGGGALGSVLIEAAGGTNIFKNAGDSVSLEALISLNPQVILASASVSMGDASYQFALNDSRLDSTDARINGKIYGMNDDLTGRPTPRLVEGLEAMAKLLHPEIFS from the coding sequence ATGGGAACAAAAGATATCCAAATGGGGAAAAGTCTAATTTTCAAGGTGGGCAGTGTATTAACAGCCTCAGCTATTGTTTGTTTGGGTTTGGTTGGGTGTAACAGCGAAACTAGCGGCCCACCGCAGACAACCGACGCTGCAAGATACCCCATGACGGTTACCGATCATGCCGATAGAAGTGTGGTAATTGCTGCTAGACCCACGAAAATTGTTTCTCTATTGCCCAGTCATACCGAGATTGCGTTTGACTTGGGATTGGGTGACATGATAGTGGGAGTGGATGATTATAGTGACTATCCGGCGGCTGCGCTAACCAAAACAAAAGTTGGTAATTTGTATGGAGTCAATTTTGAAGCGATAGTAGCGGCGGCACCAGATCTTATTTTAATTGATATTTCGGCACTTGATCTTGGGGTAGTTGATACACTTGCAGGTTTGATGCCTGCATGTGCCATCCTAGTGGTCAAGGGAACCCAAGTTGATAGTTTCCAGGATGTATATGATGCCATTGAGCTCATTGGCAAGGTAACAGATACAGAAAACAAGGCCTCACAAATAGTGACTGATATGAAAACAAGAGTTAAGGCCATTACTGACAAAACGATAAGCCTGACTACAGATCAAAAGCCCCGCACCGTTTACATCATCTGGCCGGATCCTTTATATGTTCATGGTGGAGGGGCGCTCGGGTCAGTCCTGATCGAAGCTGCTGGTGGTACTAATATTTTTAAAAATGCAGGTGATTCCGTTAGTCTGGAAGCTTTGATCAGTCTTAATCCCCAGGTGATATTAGCTTCTGCAAGCGTCAGTATGGGCGATGCCTCTTACCAATTTGCTTTAAATGACTCACGACTGGATTCTACCGATGCAAGGATCAATGGGAAGATTTATGGCATGAATGATGACCTTACTGGGCGTCCAACTCCAAGACTGGTTGAGGGTCTTGAGGCAATGGCCAAGCTATTGCATCCGGAAATATTTAGTTAA
- a CDS encoding radical SAM domain protein, with product MKVYHIAYEPSYGSVDIHIWTKCTLNCRACYTNWELYDFSLYDDATTEIMTRQRQAPPDKFLTYDQVMELLEPLEIKYAVFMGTEAALDPELPRLTKELHEEKHCYNILLTNGIVMPDLADIDQVIFSVKAFSEDIYRKYTGRSNKSALENFAAIAKMGKNLHAEVVFIPELIEADEIKKVAQFVASINPDIPFRIDAYFPVPECPWRAANNAEVEYAAELAKEHMKNVTILTLDMKRIGDKAVQIY from the coding sequence TTGAAGGTTTACCATATCGCATACGAGCCATCGTACGGTTCAGTGGATATTCATATTTGGACCAAGTGTACCCTTAATTGCCGGGCGTGTTACACCAATTGGGAGCTTTACGACTTTAGTTTATATGATGATGCCACTACCGAAATAATGACACGGCAGCGTCAGGCACCTCCTGATAAATTTCTGACTTATGACCAGGTTATGGAACTCTTGGAACCATTAGAAATAAAGTACGCAGTTTTTATGGGAACCGAAGCCGCTCTTGATCCAGAACTACCCAGGCTCACCAAAGAACTGCATGAGGAAAAACACTGTTATAATATTTTATTGACTAATGGCATTGTCATGCCTGATTTAGCTGATATTGACCAGGTAATTTTTAGTGTTAAGGCATTCTCTGAGGATATCTATCGTAAATATACCGGCCGGTCCAATAAATCGGCCCTTGAAAACTTTGCCGCAATAGCGAAAATGGGCAAAAATCTCCACGCTGAGGTGGTATTTATTCCAGAACTGATAGAAGCTGATGAAATCAAAAAAGTAGCTCAATTCGTGGCTTCAATTAACCCGGATATTCCGTTCCGTATTGACGCATATTTCCCGGTCCCGGAATGTCCATGGCGCGCAGCTAACAACGCCGAGGTAGAATACGCAGCGGAACTGGCAAAAGAACATATGAAGAACGTCACTATTCTGACTTTAGATATGAAACGTATCGGTGATAAGGCCGTCCAAATATATTGA
- a CDS encoding hydrogenase maturation protease: MEYIPDYYQKDILILGVGSPLFGDDGFGPAVAEELERRGRIPSYAAVLDVGTGVREILFDLIISPERPGEVIIVDALECGHQPGEIFKVKVDEVPSIKRHDFSLHLAPSLNLLKELRDDAGVIVTIIACQPEPIPEIVTGGLSAVVMKAVGDASDYIEQNYFSKAA, from the coding sequence ATGGAATACATACCGGATTACTACCAAAAAGATATTTTGATTCTTGGGGTGGGTAGTCCGCTCTTCGGTGATGATGGATTCGGACCGGCCGTGGCGGAGGAACTTGAACGCCGCGGCCGGATTCCGTCTTACGCGGCAGTGTTAGATGTGGGTACGGGTGTGCGCGAGATACTTTTTGATCTCATTATTAGTCCGGAGCGACCAGGAGAAGTAATTATTGTTGACGCATTGGAATGCGGTCATCAACCCGGAGAGATATTTAAGGTTAAGGTTGACGAAGTCCCTTCCATTAAGCGGCATGATTTCTCGCTGCACCTGGCACCAAGCCTCAACCTGCTGAAGGAATTGCGTGACGACGCAGGAGTTATAGTGACCATTATTGCCTGTCAACCAGAACCGATACCGGAAATTGTCACCGGCGGTTTATCTGCGGTGGTCATGAAGGCGGTAGGGGATGCATCGGACTATATAGAGCAGAATTACTTTAGTAAAGCTGCCTAA
- a CDS encoding Cob--CoM-reducing hydrogenase (Cys) alpha subunit — MKEIVIQPVSRIEGGAKITITLDDTGNVADAQVNVLELRGFERFCIGRPVEEMPRITTRICGVCPWSHHLASAKACDAVFGVTPPPAGRKLRELCNSIAFMEEHILHFYFLSGGDFVMGPDADYMVRNVFGIAQKLPDVARNVVKVRHMCAHMLEIIAGKAIHPTAAVPGGFSKPLTEAERKQLIPMAQQALELAKFSIDYAKKSIFPAYIDVIKTVGVIKTGFLGTVKNDGTMDMYDGKLRMMDADGKYEDFEAKDYLDYISEKVLPWSFVKFPYNKKWGEFSMDPENPQGIFRVNTLARINVADKISTPLAQAELEEFRATFGRQVQATLLFHWARLIELLYSAEKAIELLNDPEITNTNTRVPVTPRAARGVGCTEAPRGTLIHDYTTDDKGLVTSANLIVATCMNNAPINMSVKQAAKLLIKDGKYDQGILNTVEMTIRAYDPCLSCASHDLNGQLACKLDIVDADGEVIETLTNK; from the coding sequence ATGAAAGAAATTGTCATACAACCAGTCTCCCGCATTGAAGGTGGAGCGAAGATCACGATTACACTTGATGATACTGGCAATGTCGCAGATGCGCAGGTAAACGTTCTTGAACTTCGGGGATTTGAGCGCTTTTGTATCGGACGACCGGTCGAGGAAATGCCGCGTATAACCACCCGTATTTGTGGTGTTTGCCCGTGGTCTCATCACCTGGCTTCGGCCAAGGCATGTGACGCAGTATTTGGTGTTACCCCCCCACCTGCAGGCCGTAAATTACGCGAGTTGTGCAACAGCATCGCTTTTATGGAAGAGCATATCCTCCACTTTTATTTTTTGAGTGGCGGTGACTTTGTTATGGGCCCCGATGCGGATTATATGGTTAGGAATGTTTTTGGCATCGCTCAGAAATTGCCTGATGTAGCCCGAAACGTGGTTAAGGTGCGGCATATGTGTGCCCACATGCTGGAAATAATCGCCGGCAAAGCAATCCATCCAACGGCGGCGGTTCCAGGTGGTTTTTCAAAACCACTAACCGAAGCCGAACGGAAGCAACTTATTCCCATGGCGCAACAAGCTCTTGAATTAGCCAAGTTTTCAATTGATTATGCCAAGAAAAGTATTTTCCCGGCTTATATTGATGTGATAAAAACAGTAGGTGTCATCAAGACCGGCTTTTTAGGTACAGTTAAAAACGATGGCACAATGGATATGTATGATGGTAAATTGCGTATGATGGACGCTGATGGAAAGTATGAAGACTTTGAAGCCAAGGACTATCTGGACTATATCTCCGAGAAAGTTCTACCATGGTCCTTCGTCAAATTCCCCTACAACAAAAAATGGGGTGAATTCTCCATGGACCCGGAAAATCCCCAAGGAATCTTCCGGGTTAACACCCTGGCCAGGATTAATGTGGCGGACAAGATCAGCACCCCTCTGGCACAGGCGGAGTTAGAGGAGTTCCGGGCCACTTTTGGCCGTCAAGTTCAGGCGACGCTGTTATTTCATTGGGCGCGACTTATTGAGCTTCTTTACAGCGCTGAAAAAGCCATTGAACTTCTAAATGATCCTGAAATCACCAACACTAATACGCGTGTCCCTGTGACTCCGCGGGCAGCGCGTGGGGTAGGTTGCACTGAAGCGCCGCGCGGTACTCTTATTCATGACTATACTACCGACGATAAAGGCTTAGTGACTTCCGCCAACTTGATCGTTGCCACTTGTATGAACAATGCTCCGATTAATATGTCGGTAAAACAGGCGGCGAAGTTGCTTATTAAAGACGGTAAGTACGATCAAGGTATCCTAAATACCGTGGAAATGACAATCCGTGCTTATGATCCATGTTTGTCGTGCGCTAGCCATGATCTCAACGGCCAATTGGCATGCAAATTGGATATTGTTGATGCGGACGGCGAAGTTATCGAAACTTTGACCAACAAGTAA
- a CDS encoding NAD-reducing hydrogenase subunit Hoxy, which translates to MVRVAEEWFAVCGGCEVSILDIGEPLLDLLPSLEFVHMPVLMDHKLYGQTGEKSKMEIPDADIGIVTGSIRNQENKELAEEMRRKCKIIISLGSCANFGGIPALGNMYTNAQIYDTNYRNDTSTEAGENPSEGLPALTDRVYSVNEVIKVDISIPGCPPTPEWIASALVALLEGKSFSLPERSVCDDCPVVREKKAKVDIRRPLQAPEFTPGRYDNMRCLNEQGILCLGPATRTGCGGSEKTPRCIKAYMPCRGCYGPIRDGANPMVDMMGALSSVGLDPKQIEDRMATFNRFIGSGRLRPMPVR; encoded by the coding sequence ATGGTACGTGTAGCTGAAGAATGGTTTGCAGTATGTGGTGGTTGTGAAGTGTCAATTCTGGATATAGGAGAGCCGCTCCTGGATCTTTTGCCTAGTTTGGAGTTTGTCCATATGCCGGTACTGATGGATCATAAGCTTTATGGTCAGACTGGCGAAAAATCTAAGATGGAGATTCCTGATGCTGACATTGGAATTGTCACTGGAAGCATCAGAAACCAGGAGAATAAAGAACTGGCTGAGGAAATGCGCCGTAAGTGTAAGATTATTATCTCACTGGGCTCATGCGCCAATTTTGGCGGCATTCCAGCCTTGGGTAATATGTACACTAATGCGCAGATTTATGATACCAACTATCGCAATGATACCAGCACTGAAGCTGGTGAGAATCCATCTGAGGGTTTGCCGGCTCTAACGGACAGGGTATATTCGGTTAATGAAGTCATAAAGGTAGATATTTCCATCCCGGGATGTCCCCCAACCCCAGAGTGGATAGCCAGCGCTTTGGTTGCCTTACTTGAAGGTAAGAGTTTTAGTCTTCCCGAGAGAAGTGTTTGCGATGACTGTCCGGTGGTTAGAGAAAAGAAAGCCAAAGTAGATATTCGGCGTCCGTTGCAGGCACCGGAGTTTACTCCCGGCCGTTATGACAATATGCGCTGTCTCAATGAACAAGGTATTCTGTGCCTTGGCCCGGCCACTCGCACAGGCTGTGGTGGTTCTGAAAAGACGCCGCGATGTATAAAGGCCTACATGCCATGTAGAGGATGTTACGGCCCTATTAGGGACGGCGCTAATCCCATGGTTGATATGATGGGAGCGCTATCTTCGGTGGGACTGGATCCCAAGCAGATTGAAGATCGAATGGCCACGTTCAACCGCTTTATAGGATCGGGGCGATTACGCCCGATGCCGGTCCGCTAA